CATTAACGGTCAAACGTTGCATAATCACTACCATGGAAATACCATAAAAGATGGCGATTTGTTTCTGGTGGATGCCGGTTACGAAAATCAAATGTGTTATGCAGGAGATTTGTCGAGTACCATTCCGGTTAGCAAAAAGTTTAGTCCTGAGCAAAAAGATATCTATCAAATAACCCTTTCTGCTCATCAGGCAGCTATTGATGCGCTGGAGTTGGGCCAGTCCTTTAAAAATGCACACATGGCTGCATGTACAGCTATTTTTGATGGCTTAAAGGCTATGGGTTTTACAAAAGGCAGTACTTCTGATGCACTGGAAACTGGTGCACATGCCTTGTTTTTTCCGTGTGGTACGGGCCACATGATGGGACTTGATGTACACGATATGGAAGACCTGGGCGAGGTTTGGGTGGGGTACAATGGGCAGCCAAAAAGTACCCAGTTTGGATTAAAATCGTTGCGGCTGGCAAAACCGCTTTGCGCCGGCCATGTATTTACCATCGAGCCCGGAATTTATTTCATTCCTGAATTAATTGATTTGTGGATGGGGCAAGGTAAATTTAGGGAGTTTATTAACTGGGACAAGGTGAACAGTTACCGTAACTTTGGCGGTATACGAAACGAAGAAGATTTTGTAATGACAGATAAAGGAGCCTGTTTGCTGGGTAAGCCAAAACCAAAATCTATTGATGAGGTGGAGGCGCTAAGAGGATAAAA
Above is a genomic segment from uncultured Draconibacterium sp. containing:
- a CDS encoding aminopeptidase P family protein translates to MFQKDTYVERRKILKDKVGAGIILLFGNDESPMNYTDNTYHFRQDSTFMYYFGINHPGLAAVIDIDNNKEIIFGDDYTIDDIVWMGPQASIADKAALCGVKKVMPAKALGSALDKHKKVHFLPLYRPENKIKLFELLNVRPAAVLSSYSLDLVQAVVSQREIKSDEEIEQLHQAVNVSVDMHVAAMKYIRPGMTEAEVAAEIHKVALAAGGNISFPIIATINGQTLHNHYHGNTIKDGDLFLVDAGYENQMCYAGDLSSTIPVSKKFSPEQKDIYQITLSAHQAAIDALELGQSFKNAHMAACTAIFDGLKAMGFTKGSTSDALETGAHALFFPCGTGHMMGLDVHDMEDLGEVWVGYNGQPKSTQFGLKSLRLAKPLCAGHVFTIEPGIYFIPELIDLWMGQGKFREFINWDKVNSYRNFGGIRNEEDFVMTDKGACLLGKPKPKSIDEVEALRG